In the genome of Bremerella sp. JC817, one region contains:
- a CDS encoding DUF2752 domain-containing protein, producing MSSSVAVPLPKANERSNWTFHVMMLAVGLSITTASFLLTIDGPTNVVLPWLNIPLPPTCAMQRTTGIDCPGCGLTRSFISLADGDLSASLAFNPAGILMFAMIAFQIPYRVAQIWRLARGLKPWNLTVVCYWYWGVIAVVVMVQWVAKFV from the coding sequence GTGAGTTCATCGGTAGCAGTTCCGCTGCCCAAGGCGAACGAGCGGTCGAATTGGACATTTCATGTGATGATGCTGGCTGTCGGCCTGAGCATCACGACCGCGTCGTTTCTGCTGACCATCGACGGCCCAACGAATGTCGTCCTACCTTGGCTGAACATTCCACTGCCCCCCACATGCGCGATGCAGCGTACCACAGGCATCGATTGCCCTGGCTGCGGTTTGACGCGCAGCTTTATTTCGCTGGCCGATGGCGACTTGAGTGCTTCGCTGGCCTTCAATCCGGCGGGCATCCTGATGTTCGCCATGATTGCTTTTCAGATCCCTTATCGCGTCGCCCAGATCTGGCGATTGGCTCGTGGTCTGAAGCCATGGAACCTGACCGTCGTTTGTTATTGGTATTGGGGCGTGATTGCGGTCGTGGTCATGGTGCAGTGGGTCGCTAAGTTCGTTTAG
- a CDS encoding CoA-binding protein, whose product MISKPTVAILGASSERSKYGNKSVRAHLQRGYDVYPVNPKGGQIEGLKVYKSLRDIPVEQLDRISIYVPPAVGMKMVSDIASKPAKEVFFNPGSESNELLQAARERGITPIQACSIVDVGVAPTALE is encoded by the coding sequence ATGATTTCGAAGCCAACTGTGGCGATCCTGGGTGCAAGCTCTGAGCGTTCCAAGTACGGTAACAAATCCGTACGGGCGCACTTGCAGCGCGGGTACGATGTTTACCCCGTCAATCCCAAGGGTGGTCAGATCGAAGGCCTGAAGGTTTACAAGTCTTTGAGAGACATCCCGGTCGAGCAGTTGGATCGTATCAGCATTTACGTGCCGCCAGCGGTGGGAATGAAGATGGTTTCGGATATCGCCTCGAAGCCAGCCAAGGAAGTGTTTTTCAATCCTGGCAGCGAAAGCAACGAGCTTCTGCAAGCAGCTCGCGAACGGGGAATCACCCCGATTCAGGCCTGCAGCATCGTCGACGTAGGCGTCGCGCCGACCGCGCTCGAGTAA
- a CDS encoding DUF1559 domain-containing protein, producing MKSSHSNRTGFTLVELLVVIAIIGVLIALLLPAVQQAREAARRMQCTNQQKQLSLALHNYHDTYNKLPHNQQPQIGGAGDLERGPSWFVRIWPYIEQRAVYDQIVFAGDWSMQDGPSPNQNIIDGLVLPGLNCPSSPLPVTRELAAYGSSDPVELQVANYVGIGGSYWQGGTTSTVSNFSGKSNDFGWGQSVHNGMIVPCDSGPGSISFASVTDGTSNTMLLSEQSDFFLDASGDKINRRSGRYRGAAWCGGSDTPGWSANVTTIRYAIATTGGTGNEADYHENIPLLSAHPGGVLTGLGDGSVRFFSETTDFAILTALADRQDGAVVREY from the coding sequence GTGAAGTCATCCCATTCCAACCGGACCGGTTTTACTCTGGTCGAATTGCTGGTGGTTATCGCAATCATCGGCGTCTTAATTGCTTTGCTTCTTCCCGCCGTTCAACAGGCTCGTGAGGCTGCCCGCCGGATGCAGTGCACCAACCAGCAGAAACAACTTTCGCTGGCCCTGCACAACTACCACGACACCTACAACAAACTGCCCCACAATCAACAGCCGCAGATCGGCGGGGCAGGGGACCTGGAACGTGGTCCTTCGTGGTTTGTTCGGATCTGGCCCTACATCGAACAACGTGCCGTCTACGATCAGATCGTCTTCGCCGGCGACTGGAGCATGCAAGATGGCCCTAGTCCGAATCAAAACATCATCGATGGTCTCGTGCTGCCAGGCCTAAACTGTCCTTCCAGCCCACTGCCGGTCACTCGCGAATTGGCAGCCTACGGCAGTAGCGACCCAGTCGAACTGCAGGTCGCTAACTACGTCGGCATCGGTGGGTCGTACTGGCAAGGTGGCACGACGTCGACCGTCAGCAACTTCTCTGGCAAGTCGAACGACTTCGGTTGGGGCCAGTCGGTGCATAACGGCATGATCGTCCCTTGCGACAGCGGTCCGGGCTCGATCAGCTTTGCTTCGGTGACCGATGGCACGAGCAACACAATGCTGCTGAGCGAACAGAGTGACTTCTTCCTGGATGCCAGCGGCGACAAGATCAACCGCCGCAGTGGTCGGTATCGTGGTGCGGCATGGTGTGGCGGAAGCGACACGCCAGGTTGGTCAGCCAACGTGACGACCATTCGTTATGCGATTGCCACCACCGGAGGCACCGGCAATGAAGCCGACTATCACGAGAACATTCCGCTGTTGTCGGCTCACCCGGGCGGTGTGCTCACAGGCCTGGGCGATGGCTCGGTTCGCTTCTTCTCGGAAACGACCGACTTCGCGATTCTGACTGCCCTGGCCGACCGGCAGGATGGTGCCGTCGTTCGGGAATACTAA
- a CDS encoding FIST N-terminal domain-containing protein produces MQQPQPKFAAALSVHDTTEEALAEAVRQALDQLAAPVDLAFVFVSPHHAQHIETVAKELTRLLGTNNLLGCTAESIVGEGREAEDTPAISLWLAHLPGTTILPMHLEFQRTPDGGSIVGWSDELPAQWPADAATIALSEPFSFPADLLLERVNEDQQGVPVIGGIASGSYQPGENRLILGDKVLESGCVLVYLHGNVRVRTIVSQGCRPIGDPFVITKAERNVIEELGGHPALKQLEAIYKTLPVTDQQLVSRGLHIGRVVDEYQSDRSQGDFIVRNVVGIERETGSLMIGDYVKPGQTVQFHVRDEFSASAELKQLSAEMKKSGSSPKSVLTFTCNGRGTRLFSEPHHDANCLSSAFGKIPNAGFFAAGEIGPVGGKNFLHGFTASVALLEPIEES; encoded by the coding sequence ATGCAGCAGCCGCAACCCAAGTTTGCCGCGGCCTTGTCGGTCCACGATACGACGGAAGAAGCCTTGGCAGAAGCCGTTCGTCAGGCCCTCGACCAATTGGCAGCTCCGGTCGACCTGGCATTCGTATTCGTTTCGCCCCATCACGCCCAGCACATTGAAACGGTCGCCAAAGAACTGACGCGACTGCTGGGTACCAACAATCTGCTAGGCTGCACGGCCGAGTCGATCGTCGGCGAAGGACGCGAAGCGGAAGATACCCCGGCCATCAGCTTGTGGCTGGCACACTTGCCAGGCACGACCATTCTGCCGATGCATCTCGAATTCCAACGCACGCCTGATGGTGGCTCGATCGTCGGTTGGTCGGACGAACTGCCGGCCCAGTGGCCAGCCGATGCCGCGACGATCGCGTTGTCGGAACCGTTCAGCTTTCCGGCTGACCTGCTGTTGGAACGCGTTAACGAAGACCAGCAAGGTGTCCCGGTGATCGGGGGCATCGCCAGCGGAAGCTATCAACCAGGCGAGAATCGTTTGATCCTGGGTGACAAGGTGCTGGAAAGTGGCTGCGTGCTGGTTTACCTACATGGCAACGTTCGTGTCCGCACGATTGTCTCGCAAGGCTGCCGACCGATTGGCGATCCATTTGTGATCACCAAGGCGGAACGCAACGTGATCGAAGAACTAGGTGGCCACCCAGCTCTGAAGCAGCTCGAAGCGATCTACAAAACGCTGCCCGTTACCGATCAACAACTGGTCAGCCGTGGCCTGCACATTGGCCGCGTCGTCGACGAATACCAATCCGATCGCAGCCAGGGCGATTTCATCGTGCGGAACGTGGTTGGCATCGAACGCGAGACCGGATCGCTGATGATTGGCGACTACGTGAAGCCGGGCCAGACGGTCCAGTTCCATGTTCGCGACGAGTTTTCCGCCTCGGCCGAACTAAAGCAGCTTTCGGCCGAGATGAAGAAGAGCGGATCGAGTCCGAAGTCGGTGCTGACCTTTACCTGCAATGGTCGCGGAACGCGTTTGTTCAGCGAGCCGCATCATGACGCGAACTGTTTATCCAGTGCCTTCGGTAAGATTCCGAACGCAGGCTTTTTTGCTGCCGGCGAGATCGGCCCGGTGGGCGGAAAGAATTTCCTGCATGGCTTCACGGCTAGTGTCGCCCTGTTGGAACCGATCGAAGAAAGCTAG
- a CDS encoding DUF2617 family protein — translation MLSIRPRVAELAFQLYTRPLHPELFEAFQTRTVERGGYTLKMDITNCGHVLTWRHEGLTLTEVCTSAHQSLPTKRRIMAYQIKGRRSDQFECHGGIRYHTTFQLEAVSTKLFRMCQRELCNDERKVGLVHEFDSSGRMTMGAVSYMNAETRNRSVFIQAFHTFPDDNAIVKTETYFRLPG, via the coding sequence TTGCTATCTATCCGTCCCCGCGTTGCCGAGCTGGCCTTCCAGTTGTACACAAGGCCGCTCCACCCAGAGCTGTTCGAGGCGTTTCAAACGCGAACAGTCGAGCGCGGAGGCTATACACTGAAGATGGATATCACCAATTGCGGGCACGTCCTCACCTGGCGTCACGAAGGGCTGACCCTGACCGAAGTTTGCACCTCGGCCCATCAGTCGTTGCCGACCAAACGCCGCATCATGGCGTATCAAATCAAGGGTCGACGGAGTGATCAATTCGAATGCCATGGCGGTATTCGCTATCACACCACCTTCCAGTTGGAAGCGGTTTCTACGAAGCTGTTTCGCATGTGTCAGCGCGAACTATGCAACGACGAACGCAAAGTGGGCCTCGTGCACGAGTTCGATTCGAGCGGCCGTATGACCATGGGCGCGGTCAGCTACATGAACGCCGAGACACGCAATCGCAGTGTCTTCATTCAAGCGTTCCACACCTTCCCCGACGACAACGCGATCGTCAAAACGGAAACCTATTTCCGATTGCCTGGTTAA
- a CDS encoding thiazole synthase has protein sequence MSLAETNAYDTPLVLGTHTLSSRLIVGTGKYDTLELMQQSLEASGSECVTVAVRRERLYDPTGRNLLDYIDFHRYTLLPNTAGCYNARDAVRTAKLGREILLGLENPGADWVKLEVLADTKTLLPDPVETVLACEQLVELGFQVLCYTTDDPVIAKRLKEVGATAVMPAGSPIGSGQGILNPNNIRICLEYLKGEDPDYPVIVDAGVGTASDVAFAMELGVDGVLLNTAIAHAKDPVRMAHAMRHATEAGRLAFQSGRIPRRLYASASSPEDGVIGRTRHQ, from the coding sequence ATGAGTCTCGCGGAAACCAATGCCTACGATACGCCTTTGGTCCTGGGTACCCATACGCTAAGCAGCCGCCTGATTGTCGGGACCGGCAAGTACGACACGCTCGAGCTGATGCAGCAGTCGCTGGAAGCTTCCGGAAGCGAATGCGTGACGGTCGCCGTTCGTCGCGAACGTCTTTACGATCCGACCGGTCGTAACCTTTTGGATTACATCGATTTCCATCGCTACACACTGCTGCCCAACACGGCCGGCTGTTACAACGCCCGCGATGCAGTCCGAACCGCCAAGCTTGGCCGCGAGATTTTACTCGGGCTCGAGAACCCCGGCGCCGACTGGGTGAAGCTGGAAGTCCTGGCCGATACCAAGACGCTGCTGCCCGACCCGGTTGAAACCGTGTTGGCGTGCGAGCAGTTGGTCGAACTTGGTTTTCAGGTCCTTTGCTACACGACCGACGATCCCGTGATCGCCAAGCGACTGAAAGAAGTCGGCGCAACCGCCGTGATGCCTGCCGGAAGTCCGATCGGCTCAGGCCAGGGCATCTTGAATCCGAACAACATTCGCATCTGTCTCGAGTATCTCAAAGGGGAAGACCCTGACTACCCGGTGATTGTTGATGCCGGTGTCGGTACGGCCAGCGACGTTGCTTTTGCGATGGAACTGGGAGTCGATGGTGTGCTGCTGAACACCGCTATCGCCCATGCCAAGGATCCGGTTCGGATGGCTCACGCCATGCGTCACGCCACCGAAGCTGGTCGCCTGGCGTTCCAGTCGGGACGCATTCCACGCCGCTTGTACGCTTCGGCCAGCAGCCCTGAAGACGGCGTGATCGGCCGCACTCGCCACCAGTAA
- the glnE gene encoding bifunctional [glutamate--ammonia ligase]-adenylyl-L-tyrosine phosphorylase/[glutamate--ammonia-ligase] adenylyltransferase, whose protein sequence is MTVSDFTKLADNSKDASQWLSQLKIVDAARGRENLNSFVRLNLPIDLQTFLCQQLAESLPTCSDPDMALNNLERLFSRSRSPLSLAAMFERDAASLHTLIRIFSSSQNLSDQIITDPESFELVRITDGQPAARQYLVDEIVAEITQLHEEGAIMKALRRFKRRETLRIAYGDLICNQNIETVTRQISFLADALIEAAYQAACALVSLRFGSPMARGSRNGRAASPRFSVLALGKLGGSELNYSSDIDLMFLYDGEGNTDGERSITNKEYFERVGQRLVKLLTEPTELGTPYRIDLRLRPEGSRGPLINHLEGALHYYDIMGRTWERQAFVKARACAGDMSLGEEFLQKLEPWIYQRYLSRADITGIKALKRRIEKRATGAGAPDANVKTGHGGIRDVEFVIQFLQLLNGGDLPQIRTQNTLEGIRTLEEVGCLTLQECTILKDHYSFLRKLEHRLQIMFDLQTHSLPGDQRERNKLALRMGYVDDHEGKALAKFESDFQEKTELNRRILDHLLHDAFPDDEVTAPVVDLVLDPEPTADAIDEVLSDFGFHDPKAAYENLMALTRERVRFLSTRRCRHFLAAIAPQLLEAISQTPDPDSTLMNLSQVSDSLGGKEVLWELFSANLPTLHLYVRLCAGSQYLSNVLISNPGMIDELMDSLMLDRLPSRHVLEQMLLELCRGAEDIMPILHSFKNLMHLRVGVLDILRRKDLNARLQTLSDVAEVCLHQIVFREYRQLVARFGEPRLPNGKPCDLIILGLGKIGGAEPNYHSDLDIIFVYEGDGNTVVDARHRGASSTTNQHFFGQLGQRIIKSVNELGPYGRLYELDPRLRPTGKSGPMAVTLDDVLAYHEKGQGELWERQALTKARPIFGSEEGCAEAVKTIRKAITCRPWKPSDAVEIRQMRARLEETASRNNIKRGPGGTVDIEFVVQMLQMKYLEQSPEILVPNTLDALKLLHEKGYLSTEDHELFHKAYEFLRMVEARLRLMNTTARHDLPEERLEVAKLAYLLDYSDPATLLKECRQLTRETRRRFDQIFAAAAQG, encoded by the coding sequence ATGACCGTATCCGACTTCACGAAGCTCGCCGACAATTCGAAGGATGCAAGTCAGTGGCTTTCGCAACTGAAGATTGTCGACGCGGCGCGCGGGCGCGAAAATCTGAACAGCTTCGTTCGCTTGAACCTGCCCATCGACCTGCAAACCTTCTTGTGCCAACAATTGGCCGAGTCGCTTCCGACCTGCAGCGATCCTGACATGGCGTTGAACAACCTCGAGCGTTTGTTCAGCCGCAGTCGCAGCCCGTTAAGCCTGGCGGCGATGTTCGAGCGTGACGCGGCGTCGCTGCACACGTTGATCCGCATCTTCAGCTCCAGCCAAAACCTTTCCGATCAAATCATTACCGATCCGGAGAGTTTCGAACTGGTTCGCATCACCGATGGTCAACCGGCAGCACGGCAGTACCTGGTCGACGAGATCGTGGCCGAGATCACTCAGCTGCACGAAGAAGGCGCCATCATGAAAGCGCTCCGACGATTCAAACGTCGTGAGACGCTGCGAATTGCGTATGGCGACTTGATCTGTAATCAAAACATCGAGACTGTCACCCGGCAGATTTCGTTTCTGGCAGACGCGCTGATCGAAGCCGCCTACCAGGCCGCTTGCGCGTTGGTGTCGTTGCGATTTGGCAGTCCAATGGCACGCGGGAGTCGCAACGGTCGCGCGGCATCGCCACGTTTCAGTGTGCTGGCCCTCGGCAAACTGGGCGGCTCAGAGTTGAACTACTCGAGCGACATCGACCTGATGTTTCTTTACGACGGCGAAGGCAACACCGACGGCGAACGGAGCATCACCAACAAAGAATACTTTGAACGAGTCGGGCAGCGCTTGGTCAAACTTCTGACCGAACCGACGGAACTGGGAACGCCTTACCGCATCGATCTGCGACTTCGGCCGGAAGGTAGTCGTGGTCCGCTGATCAACCATCTGGAAGGGGCGCTGCACTACTACGACATCATGGGGCGAACCTGGGAACGCCAGGCCTTCGTCAAAGCCCGTGCTTGTGCCGGCGACATGAGCCTGGGGGAAGAATTCCTGCAGAAGCTCGAACCATGGATCTATCAGCGTTACCTCAGCCGAGCCGACATCACCGGGATTAAGGCGCTCAAGCGTCGCATCGAAAAACGTGCCACCGGGGCCGGTGCCCCGGACGCAAACGTAAAGACCGGACATGGCGGGATTCGTGATGTCGAGTTCGTAATTCAATTTCTGCAGCTTCTTAATGGCGGCGACCTTCCGCAGATTCGAACTCAGAACACGCTCGAAGGAATTCGCACCCTGGAAGAAGTGGGCTGTTTGACGCTCCAGGAATGTACGATCCTCAAAGATCATTACAGCTTCCTGCGAAAGCTCGAGCATCGTTTGCAGATCATGTTCGACTTGCAAACGCACTCGCTGCCAGGCGATCAGCGCGAACGCAACAAGCTGGCGCTGCGGATGGGCTATGTCGACGATCACGAAGGTAAAGCGCTCGCCAAGTTCGAAAGCGATTTCCAGGAAAAGACCGAGCTCAATCGCCGTATTCTGGATCACTTGCTGCACGATGCTTTTCCAGATGACGAAGTCACCGCGCCAGTTGTCGACCTGGTGCTGGATCCTGAACCAACGGCCGACGCGATTGACGAAGTCCTTTCCGACTTTGGCTTCCACGATCCGAAGGCAGCGTACGAAAACCTGATGGCGCTGACGCGCGAACGGGTTCGCTTCTTGTCGACCCGTCGTTGTCGTCATTTTCTGGCGGCGATCGCTCCGCAGTTGCTCGAAGCGATTTCTCAGACGCCTGATCCCGACTCGACGCTGATGAACCTTTCCCAGGTCAGCGATTCGCTCGGCGGCAAAGAAGTGCTGTGGGAATTGTTCAGTGCTAACTTGCCGACGTTGCACCTGTACGTACGACTGTGTGCCGGTAGCCAATATCTGTCGAACGTCTTGATCAGCAACCCTGGGATGATCGACGAGTTGATGGACTCGCTGATGCTCGATCGACTTCCCAGCCGCCACGTGCTGGAACAGATGCTGCTCGAGCTCTGCCGTGGTGCCGAAGACATCATGCCGATTCTGCACAGCTTCAAGAACCTGATGCACTTGCGGGTTGGCGTGCTCGATATTCTGCGCCGCAAAGACCTGAACGCCCGGCTGCAAACGCTTTCGGATGTGGCCGAAGTTTGTTTGCATCAGATCGTCTTCCGCGAGTATCGCCAGCTGGTGGCTCGCTTCGGTGAACCTCGTTTGCCCAACGGCAAGCCTTGCGATCTGATCATTCTGGGCCTGGGCAAGATCGGTGGCGCCGAGCCCAACTATCACAGCGATCTCGACATCATCTTCGTTTACGAAGGAGATGGAAACACGGTTGTCGACGCTCGCCATCGTGGCGCCAGCTCGACCACCAACCAGCACTTCTTCGGCCAGCTCGGACAACGCATCATTAAGAGCGTTAACGAACTGGGCCCATATGGTCGACTGTACGAACTCGATCCACGACTCCGACCGACCGGCAAGAGCGGCCCGATGGCGGTCACACTGGACGATGTTCTGGCCTATCATGAAAAGGGCCAGGGCGAACTTTGGGAGCGCCAGGCATTGACCAAGGCGCGGCCGATCTTCGGTTCGGAAGAAGGGTGTGCCGAGGCGGTCAAGACGATTCGCAAGGCGATCACCTGTCGCCCTTGGAAACCATCGGACGCTGTCGAGATCCGCCAGATGCGGGCTCGCCTGGAAGAAACCGCTTCCCGAAACAACATCAAGCGTGGCCCTGGCGGTACGGTCGATATCGAGTTTGTCGTCCAGATGTTGCAGATGAAGTATCTGGAGCAAAGCCCCGAGATCCTGGTTCCCAACACGCTCGACGCCCTCAAGCTGCTGCACGAAAAGGGCTATCTCTCGACCGAAGATCACGAGCTCTTCCACAAGGCGTACGAGTTCCTGCGGATGGTCGAAGCACGTTTGCGGTTGATGAACACAACCGCGCGGCATGACTTGCCGGAAGAACGGCTTGAAGTTGCCAAGCTGGCTTATCTGCTCGACTACAGCGATCCTGCGACACTGCTAAAAGAGTGTCGTCAGCTTACCCGCGAAACCCGTCGACGCTTCGATCAGATCTTCGCCGCTGCCGCTCAGGGCTAA
- a CDS encoding carboxypeptidase-like regulatory domain-containing protein produces MHQAKSSLAGLSVALLVVLVGGGCTPSPYGDLGLVTGTVTYEGQPYPNAMVLFTPTAGGRPSRGISDESGKYELIYIRTTRGALPGDHTVMITTVPPPSEERKIFKETLPPRYNTRTELQHTVELGENVIDFDLKKK; encoded by the coding sequence ATGCATCAAGCCAAGTCGAGCCTTGCCGGGCTGTCGGTTGCCTTGCTGGTCGTGCTCGTCGGAGGTGGCTGCACGCCATCTCCGTACGGCGATCTGGGGCTGGTAACCGGCACCGTTACCTACGAAGGACAACCTTATCCCAACGCGATGGTACTGTTCACGCCGACTGCTGGCGGCAGACCTTCTCGTGGCATTTCCGACGAATCGGGCAAGTACGAACTGATCTACATCCGCACGACGCGCGGTGCTTTGCCTGGGGATCATACTGTGATGATCACCACGGTTCCGCCTCCGAGCGAAGAGCGGAAGATCTTCAAAGAAACGCTGCCGCCGCGCTACAACACGCGAACGGAACTGCAACACACCGTCGAACTC
- the thiS gene encoding sulfur carrier protein ThiS, with protein sequence MKIRINEEERDVPAGSTIADVIETLSLNPKFIAVEVNLELIPRDEHASHQLTDGDQLEVVTLVGGG encoded by the coding sequence ATGAAAATACGCATTAATGAAGAGGAACGCGACGTACCGGCTGGTTCGACCATCGCCGACGTCATCGAAACGCTGTCCCTCAACCCCAAGTTCATCGCCGTGGAAGTCAACCTGGAACTGATCCCACGCGATGAGCACGCCAGCCATCAACTTACCGATGGGGACCAGTTGGAAGTCGTCACGCTCGTAGGAGGTGGTTAA
- a CDS encoding response regulator, protein MSDSYKILIADDNQSNIELLEAYLANIDCDTEIAVNGQDTLDKVASFQPDLILLDVMMPKLSGFEVCKQLKADPATKGIMILMVTALNELGDIERAVAAGTDDFLSKPVNRIELTKRVENMLRLKNVENENERLRQYIEQMENSRG, encoded by the coding sequence ATGTCGGACAGCTACAAAATCTTGATTGCCGACGACAACCAGTCGAACATCGAACTGCTAGAGGCCTATCTGGCTAATATCGATTGCGATACGGAAATCGCAGTGAACGGGCAAGATACGCTCGACAAAGTGGCCAGTTTCCAGCCCGATTTGATCCTGCTCGACGTCATGATGCCCAAGTTGAGCGGCTTTGAAGTCTGCAAGCAGTTGAAGGCCGATCCCGCGACCAAAGGTATTATGATCCTTATGGTTACGGCGTTGAACGAACTTGGCGACATCGAACGAGCCGTGGCCGCCGGGACTGACGACTTCCTGTCCAAGCCGGTCAATCGGATCGAACTTACCAAGCGTGTCGAAAACATGCTGCGTCTGAAGAATGTCGAGAACGAAAACGAACGTCTTCGCCAATACATCGAACAGATGGAAAACAGCCGCGGCTAA
- a CDS encoding alpha/beta hydrolase: MQHTIKVNDTAFQVHTDGAGSPLVLVHGFPMDHHMWDSVVPMLAQQHTVITPDLRGFGGSGGFCEIATMERFADDLVAILDQMDITEPITFAGLSMGGYIGWQMWKRHADRLARLILLDTRAAGDDEIQARARRVNAEGVLENGMSGVPAAMLPKLLSEATREHRPDVVAMLTEIILRQDPRGVAAAQRGMAQRADVTAWLSEIDLPVLVLCGEADSISPVAEMRGFANQLPEGQFVVIPAAGHMPPVENPAATSDAILAFCQGLPA; the protein is encoded by the coding sequence ATGCAACACACCATCAAGGTCAACGACACGGCGTTTCAAGTTCACACCGATGGTGCCGGCAGCCCGCTGGTTTTGGTGCATGGATTTCCGATGGACCATCACATGTGGGACAGTGTCGTTCCGATGCTTGCCCAACAGCACACCGTCATTACCCCAGACCTACGAGGTTTTGGAGGAAGTGGCGGCTTCTGCGAAATCGCCACGATGGAACGTTTCGCGGACGACTTGGTTGCGATCCTTGACCAGATGGACATTACCGAGCCAATCACTTTCGCCGGGCTGAGCATGGGCGGATACATCGGTTGGCAAATGTGGAAGCGACATGCCGATCGCCTGGCACGCTTGATCTTGCTCGATACGCGAGCCGCCGGTGACGACGAAATCCAAGCCCGGGCGCGTCGCGTGAATGCGGAAGGCGTGCTGGAAAATGGAATGAGCGGTGTCCCTGCCGCCATGTTACCTAAGCTGCTCAGCGAGGCGACGCGTGAGCATCGGCCCGATGTGGTCGCCATGTTGACTGAAATCATCTTGCGGCAAGATCCGCGCGGCGTCGCCGCGGCTCAGCGTGGCATGGCCCAACGTGCCGATGTCACCGCATGGCTTTCGGAAATCGATCTGCCGGTCCTGGTTTTGTGCGGGGAAGCCGATTCCATCAGCCCGGTGGCCGAGATGCGAGGCTTCGCTAATCAGCTTCCGGAAGGACAATTCGTGGTGATCCCAGCGGCTGGGCATATGCCGCCGGTCGAGAACCCAGCGGCCACCAGTGATGCGATTCTGGCCTTTTGCCAAGGCCTGCCTGCTTAA